The proteins below come from a single Pecten maximus unplaced genomic scaffold, xPecMax1.1, whole genome shotgun sequence genomic window:
- the LOC117320893 gene encoding 5'-nucleotidase domain-containing protein 3-like: MNVNIAVRRCFSTVKCTTVTRHVIKKTHVRSCSVNISDNKRDEWLERYQVEKEKAYDVTGSRLVNPKAIFANNETGLDSIDVYGFDYDYTLASYTPALHQLIYDLGRESLVNKYRYPDSIMNIKYVKDFSIRGLHYDIQRGLMMKLDSFHNIQLGTVFRGLQQVPDSEVKAYYNGTHVALKDMNTFYGTGPMHQLVDLFAVPEMTLLADVTEFFMQKEIPYDPEYVFYDVRSAVQGVHMSGILHAKIMEDLAKYLERGPEISQVLHRLIDSNKKLFLITNSGFPFV, from the exons ATGAATGTCAACATAGCAGTCAGACGATGTTTCTCAACTGTAAAATGTACCACAGTAACGCGACACGTGATAAAAAAGACACATGTGAGAAGCTGTTCAGTTAACATTTCCGACAATAAAAGGGACGAGTGGCTGGAGAGATACCAAGTAGAAAAAGAGAAGGCATACG ATGTCACCGGAAGCAGGCTAGTTAATCCTAAAGCCATATTTGCCAATAATGAGACAGGACTGGATAGCATTGATGTCTATGGATTTGATTATGACTACACATTGGCCTCCTATACTCCAGCTCTCCATCAACTCATCTACGATCTGGGTCGTGAGAGTCTTGTCAACAAATACAGG TATCCAGATTCCATCATGAACATAAAATATGTGAAAGATTTCTCTATTCGTGGACTTCACTATGATATACAAAga GGCCTAATGATGAAGCTTGATTCCTTCCACAACATACAGCTTGGTACAGTGTTCAG GGGTCTACAGCAGGTGCCAGACAGTGAGGTGAAAGCTTACTACAATGGCACACATGTTGCTCTTAAAGACATGAATACATTCTATGGAACT GGCCCCATGCACCAGCTTGTTGACCTGTTCGCTGTTCCAGAGATGACACTGCTAGCGGATGTTACCGAG TTTTTTATGCAGAAGGAAATCCCATATGATCCTGAATATGTGTTTTATGATGTGAGG tCAGCAGTCCAGGGAGTACACATGTCAGGAATTTTGCATGCAAAAATTATGGAAGATTTAG CAAAGTACCTGGAGAGGGGACCAGAGATCAGCCAGGTCCTTCACCGTCTCATCGACTCCAACAAGAAGTTATTCCTTATAACCAATAGTGGATTTCCTTTTGTGTAA